The following are encoded in a window of Phragmites australis chromosome 22, lpPhrAust1.1, whole genome shotgun sequence genomic DNA:
- the LOC133905291 gene encoding uncharacterized protein At2g34160-like, whose translation MQAVRPAAEAVEEEVTQAQVQEVREEVAKAEVKREVAEEAALEEKDVAVVGEGEVEVEVEAEAEAGASAKKNRIQVSTNKKPLYFYVNLAKRYMQNYDEVELSALGMAIGTVVTVAEILKNNGLATEKKILTSTIGTKDESKGRLVRKAKIEILLCKSENFNSIMSSKKSDRPKSAEEDIKV comes from the exons ATGCAGGCGGTGCGTCCGGCGGCGGAggccgtggaggaggaggtcacCCAGGCACAGGTGCAGGAGGtgagggaggaggtggccaagGCCGAGGTGAAGAGGGAGGTGGCCGAGGAGGCGGCGCTAGAGGAGAAGGATGTAGCGGTGGTCGGAGAaggggaggtggaggtggaggtggaggcggaggcggaggcgggagCGTCGGCGAAGAAGAACCGTATCCAGGTGTCCACCAACAAGAAGCCACTCTACTTCTACGTCAACCTCGCCAAG AGGTACATGCAGAACTACGACGAGGTTGAGCTCTCTGCTCTAGGGATGG CCATCGGGACCGTTGTAACAGTTGCTGAGATCCTCAAGAACAATGGCCTTGCCACCGAAAAGA AGATCCTGACATCAACCATTGGCACCAAAGATGAGTCAAAGGGGCGGCTTGTCCGTAAAGCCAAG ATTGAGATCCTGCTGTGTAAGTCAGAGAACTTCAACAGCATCATGTCCAGCAAAAAATCCGACCGCCCAAAATCTGCCGAGGAAGATATCAAGGTATGA